From a single Nitrogeniibacter mangrovi genomic region:
- a CDS encoding pseudouridine synthase yields MSTSDSDNTKPGRRFQRAAAPAPAPAPVTDHPDGVRLSKLMSERGLCSRREADTLIEKGWVFVNGERVNELGKRFPPDVDIQLSRRGEAMQAERVTILLHKPVGYVSAQPEKGHKAAVELIVPQNLAPGGKQVFKRQHLKGLAPAGRLDIDSTGLLVLTQDGVIAKRLIGDDTKVEKEYLVRVEGKLSNADLARLNHGLELDGKALRPAKVQWMNKDQLRFILKEGRKRQIRRMCELVGLKVVGLKRVRIGKVRLGDLPQGQWRYLRDGEVF; encoded by the coding sequence ATGAGCACATCCGATTCCGACAACACCAAGCCCGGCCGTCGCTTCCAGCGCGCCGCCGCCCCGGCGCCGGCACCCGCGCCGGTGACCGACCATCCGGACGGCGTTCGCCTGTCCAAGCTCATGAGCGAGCGCGGCCTGTGCTCCCGGCGCGAGGCCGACACGCTCATCGAAAAGGGCTGGGTGTTCGTCAATGGCGAGCGGGTCAACGAACTGGGCAAGCGCTTCCCGCCCGACGTGGATATCCAGCTGTCGCGCCGTGGCGAAGCCATGCAGGCCGAACGGGTCACCATCCTGCTCCACAAGCCGGTCGGCTACGTGTCCGCCCAACCCGAGAAGGGCCATAAGGCCGCGGTCGAGCTCATCGTTCCGCAGAATCTGGCGCCGGGTGGCAAGCAGGTGTTCAAGCGCCAGCACCTCAAGGGGCTCGCCCCCGCCGGCCGCCTCGACATCGACTCCACCGGCCTGCTGGTGCTCACCCAGGACGGTGTGATTGCCAAGCGCCTCATCGGCGACGACACCAAGGTGGAGAAGGAATACCTGGTGCGCGTCGAAGGCAAGCTCTCCAACGCCGACCTCGCCCGCCTCAACCACGGACTCGAACTCGACGGCAAGGCCCTGCGCCCGGCCAAGGTGCAGTGGATGAACAAGGACCAGCTGCGCTTCATCCTCAAGGAAGGCCGCAAACGCCAGATCCGGCGCATGTGCGAGCTGGTGGGCCTGAAGGTGGTGGGGCTCAAGCGGGTGCGGATCGGGAAGGTACGGCTGGGGGATCTGCCGCAGGGGCAGTGGCGGTATCTCAGGGATGGGGAAGTGTTTTGA
- a CDS encoding Na(+)/H(+) antiporter subunit D translates to MTNDMLIHPGLWLIAGGLVMAFVHGRARQILTLLVPAVALWLVWQVGDGVFGHVRFLDYQLQFVRGDRLARIFATIFTLMTLVGGLFALGQRHRIEVPAAFVYAGSAVGAVFAGDLITLFLFWELMAVGSTLVIWAGGAGARKASMRYLMVHLFGGVVLMAGITGHLAGGGDITFTAMKPDSLPHWLILIGFLVNAGAPPFSAWLPDAYPQASWSGTVFLSAFTTKTAVYVLLRGFPGAEVLVFVGLYMAIYGIVYAILENDMRRILAYSIINQVGFMVTGIGIGTEMALNGAAAHAFAHIIYKALLLMSAGSVFYQTGKTKCTDLGGLFQSMPLTTVCGTIGALAISAFPLTSGFVTKSMIAQAAADQHLMTVWLLLAAASAGVFLHAGIKFPWFVFFQKDSGLRPKDPPASMRWAMVIFSAFCIGLGVYPEPLYAILPYAVDYVPYTGSHVVSQLQLLLFSGLAFFLLLGYLKRTLTITLDTDWFYRRAGLRIARALTTVVSGGLAAFYGGALAALTGLGQGIRRHYGPAGVLARTWLSGSMVLWVAILLLMYLIVFYIPT, encoded by the coding sequence ATGACGAATGACATGCTGATCCATCCCGGGCTGTGGCTCATCGCCGGCGGCCTCGTCATGGCCTTCGTGCACGGGCGCGCCCGCCAGATCCTGACCCTGCTGGTACCGGCGGTGGCGCTGTGGCTGGTGTGGCAGGTGGGCGACGGCGTCTTCGGCCATGTGCGCTTCCTCGACTACCAGCTCCAGTTCGTGCGCGGCGATCGCCTGGCGCGCATCTTCGCCACCATCTTCACGCTGATGACGCTGGTGGGCGGCCTGTTCGCGCTCGGGCAGCGCCACCGCATCGAGGTGCCGGCGGCCTTCGTCTATGCCGGTTCCGCGGTCGGCGCGGTGTTCGCCGGTGATCTCATCACCCTGTTCCTGTTCTGGGAGCTGATGGCGGTCGGCTCCACCCTGGTGATCTGGGCCGGCGGTGCGGGTGCCCGCAAGGCTTCCATGCGCTACCTGATGGTGCATCTGTTCGGCGGCGTGGTGCTCATGGCCGGCATCACCGGCCATCTGGCCGGCGGCGGCGACATCACCTTCACCGCCATGAAGCCCGATTCGCTGCCCCACTGGCTGATCCTCATCGGCTTCCTGGTCAACGCCGGCGCGCCCCCGTTCTCCGCCTGGCTGCCTGACGCCTACCCGCAGGCCTCGTGGAGCGGCACCGTGTTCCTCTCCGCGTTCACCACCAAGACGGCGGTTTACGTGCTGCTGCGCGGCTTCCCCGGGGCCGAGGTCCTGGTGTTCGTCGGTCTCTACATGGCCATCTACGGGATCGTGTACGCGATTCTCGAAAACGACATGCGCCGCATCCTGGCCTACTCGATCATCAACCAGGTCGGCTTCATGGTCACCGGCATCGGCATCGGCACCGAGATGGCGCTTAACGGCGCCGCCGCTCATGCCTTTGCGCACATCATCTACAAGGCGCTGCTGCTCATGTCCGCCGGCTCGGTGTTCTACCAGACCGGCAAGACCAAGTGCACCGACCTGGGCGGCCTGTTCCAGAGCATGCCGCTGACCACCGTGTGCGGCACCATCGGCGCGCTGGCGATCTCGGCCTTTCCGCTCACCTCGGGCTTCGTCACCAAGTCGATGATCGCCCAGGCCGCCGCCGACCAGCACCTGATGACCGTGTGGCTGCTCCTCGCTGCCGCGTCGGCCGGCGTGTTCCTGCATGCGGGCATCAAGTTCCCCTGGTTCGTGTTCTTCCAGAAGGATTCCGGCCTGCGTCCCAAGGACCCGCCCGCCAGCATGCGCTGGGCGATGGTGATCTTTTCCGCCTTCTGCATCGGCCTCGGGGTGTATCCCGAGCCGCTCTACGCCATCCTGCCGTATGCGGTGGACTACGTGCCCTACACCGGCAGCCACGTGGTCTCGCAGCTGCAGTTGCTGCTGTTCTCGGGCCTGGCCTTCTTCCTGCTGCTGGGCTACCTCAAGCGCACCCTGACCATCACCCTCGACACCGACTGGTTCTACCGTCGCGCCGGCCTGCGCATCGCCCGGGCCCTGACGACGGTCGTCAGCGGCGGCTTGGCGGCCTTCTACGGCGGCGCGCTCGCCGCCCTGACCGGGCTCGGGCAGGGCATCCGGCGCCATTACGGCCCCGCCGGCGTGCTGGCGCGCACCTGGCTGTCCGGCAGCATGGTGCTGTGGGTGGCCATCCTGCTGCTGATGTACCTGATCGTGTTCTACATCCCGACTTGA
- a CDS encoding proton-conducting transporter transmembrane domain-containing protein — MALAGILATPALGMVLIALAGRAPNLREGITLATAVALFAQVLSLAGDVMGGARPELVLSTMVPGMALKLAVEPLGALFAIIASGLWIVSSLYSIGYMRGNQEGHQTRFFVCFAGSILAAQGIALAGNMLTLFLFYEAMTLITYPLVTHHGTEHAKKSARIYLGVLMGTSIVFLLTGMMATWVLTGTLDFRQGGILAGQVGAAGTTVLVALYMFGIGKAALMPFHRWLPAAMVAPTPVSALLHAVAVVKAGVFTIVKVIVYIFGAKNLLALGSADWVPLIAGFTIVAASVVALRADNLKRRLAYSTISQLSYVTLAATLLTPISIVGAAMHIAAHAVGKITLFFAAGSIYTAAHKTEVSQLDGIGRRMPWTMVAFGVGALSMIGLPPAAGFISKWYILSAAMGSEHWIAVGVLVLSTLLNAGYFVPIVWRAFFRAPADEAHGDDHHGDHGEAPWLMVLAQTVTASLTIALFLYHEPVLRLARVVAGEN, encoded by the coding sequence ATGGCACTGGCAGGCATCCTCGCCACCCCGGCGCTCGGCATGGTGCTGATCGCCCTGGCCGGCCGCGCGCCGAACCTGCGCGAGGGCATCACCCTGGCCACCGCGGTGGCCCTGTTCGCCCAGGTGCTGTCGCTGGCCGGCGACGTGATGGGCGGCGCCCGCCCCGAACTGGTGCTGAGCACCATGGTGCCCGGGATGGCGCTCAAGCTGGCGGTCGAGCCGCTCGGGGCGCTGTTCGCCATCATCGCCTCGGGGCTGTGGATCGTCAGCTCGCTGTATTCGATCGGCTACATGCGCGGCAACCAGGAGGGGCACCAGACCCGCTTCTTCGTGTGCTTCGCCGGCTCCATCCTCGCCGCGCAGGGCATCGCGCTGGCCGGCAACATGCTCACCCTGTTCCTCTTCTACGAGGCGATGACGCTGATCACCTACCCGCTGGTCACGCATCACGGCACCGAGCATGCGAAGAAGTCGGCGCGCATCTACCTGGGCGTGCTCATGGGCACCTCCATCGTCTTCCTGCTCACCGGCATGATGGCCACCTGGGTGCTCACCGGCACCCTCGACTTCCGCCAGGGCGGCATCCTCGCCGGCCAGGTCGGCGCGGCCGGCACCACCGTGCTCGTGGCGCTGTACATGTTCGGCATCGGCAAGGCGGCGCTGATGCCCTTCCACCGCTGGCTGCCCGCGGCCATGGTGGCGCCGACGCCGGTCTCCGCGCTGCTGCACGCGGTGGCGGTGGTCAAGGCGGGGGTGTTCACCATCGTCAAGGTGATCGTGTACATCTTCGGCGCCAAGAACCTGCTCGCGCTGGGCAGCGCCGACTGGGTGCCGCTGATCGCCGGCTTCACCATCGTGGCCGCCTCGGTGGTGGCACTGCGGGCGGACAACCTCAAGCGGCGTCTGGCCTACTCGACGATCAGCCAGCTCTCCTACGTGACCCTGGCGGCAACGCTGCTCACGCCGATCTCCATCGTCGGCGCCGCCATGCACATCGCCGCCCACGCGGTGGGCAAGATCACCCTGTTCTTCGCCGCCGGTTCCATCTACACGGCGGCCCACAAGACCGAGGTCAGCCAGCTCGACGGCATCGGCCGGCGCATGCCCTGGACCATGGTCGCCTTCGGTGTCGGCGCGCTGTCGATGATCGGCCTGCCGCCGGCGGCCGGCTTCATCTCTAAGTGGTACATCCTGTCCGCCGCCATGGGCTCGGAGCACTGGATCGCGGTGGGGGTGCTGGTGCTCAGCACCTTGCTCAACGCCGGCTACTTCGTGCCCATCGTGTGGCGTGCCTTCTTCCGCGCGCCGGCCGACGAGGCGCATGGGGACGATCATCACGGCGACCATGGCGAGGCCCCCTGGCTGATGGTGCTGGCGCAGACCGTGACCGCCTCGCTGACCATCGCCCTGTTCCTTTACCACGAGCCGGTGCTGCGCCTGGCCCGTGTGGTGGCGGGAGAAAACTGA
- a CDS encoding monovalent cation/H+ antiporter subunit D family protein, which translates to MTALLAQHYPVLLVVVPLMTAPLIVLLRRPTLAWLAAMITCVLAFGMAASLLSQVVEHGPISYAIGSWAPPLGIEYRISTINAFVALIVSGMGVFVLPYCRVGIAAEVRSEEHYLFYALMMLCLAGLLGILVTGDAFNLFVFLEISSLSTYVLIAMGRDRRALVASYQYLLMGTVGATLYVVGIGILYLQTGTLNLADMATRLATMGEPRATLAALAFITVGVSLKIALFPLHLWLPNAYAYAPSAVSAFLAATATKVSIYVLMRYFFTIFGVGEVFDVRDTGVVLLALSLAAMFIPAVVAIMQKDLKRLLAYSSVSQIGYITLGISLHSVAGATAAVAHLFNHALTKGGMFLVLGGAVLRCGSSSLDRLAGLGRTMPVASFAFVIGGLSLIGIPGTAGFISKWYLVTAAMEAGQWWLAAAVVLSSLLAVLYVWRFVEVAYFRAPPEDHPPVGEAPLSMLVPALLMIGACVWFGLDASWSGHMAQLAAESMLGAGQ; encoded by the coding sequence TTGACCGCCTTGCTCGCCCAACACTACCCCGTCCTGCTCGTCGTCGTGCCGCTCATGACGGCCCCCCTGATCGTGCTGCTGCGCCGGCCGACCCTCGCCTGGCTGGCGGCGATGATCACCTGCGTGCTCGCCTTCGGCATGGCGGCCAGCCTGCTGAGCCAGGTGGTCGAACACGGCCCCATCAGCTACGCCATCGGCAGCTGGGCACCACCGCTGGGCATCGAATACCGCATCAGCACCATCAACGCCTTCGTCGCGCTGATCGTCTCCGGCATGGGGGTGTTCGTGCTGCCGTACTGCCGGGTGGGGATCGCCGCCGAGGTGCGCAGCGAGGAGCACTACCTGTTCTACGCCCTGATGATGCTGTGCCTGGCGGGGCTGCTCGGCATCCTGGTCACGGGCGATGCGTTCAACCTGTTCGTGTTCCTCGAGATCTCGTCCCTGTCGACCTACGTGCTCATCGCCATGGGGCGCGATCGCCGCGCGCTGGTGGCCTCCTACCAGTACCTGCTGATGGGGACGGTCGGGGCGACGCTGTACGTGGTCGGCATCGGCATCCTCTACCTGCAGACCGGCACCCTCAACCTCGCCGACATGGCCACGCGCCTGGCCACCATGGGCGAGCCGCGTGCCACCCTGGCGGCGCTGGCCTTCATCACCGTGGGGGTGTCGCTCAAGATCGCGCTGTTCCCGCTCCATCTGTGGTTGCCCAACGCCTACGCCTATGCGCCCTCGGCGGTGTCGGCCTTCCTCGCCGCCACGGCGACCAAGGTGTCGATCTACGTGCTCATGCGCTATTTCTTCACCATCTTCGGCGTGGGCGAGGTGTTCGACGTGCGCGACACCGGCGTGGTGCTGCTCGCGCTGTCGCTGGCGGCGATGTTCATCCCCGCGGTGGTCGCCATCATGCAGAAGGATCTGAAGCGCCTGCTGGCCTACTCGAGCGTCTCCCAGATCGGCTACATCACCCTGGGGATCAGCCTGCACTCGGTGGCTGGCGCCACCGCCGCCGTCGCCCACCTGTTCAACCATGCGCTCACCAAGGGCGGCATGTTCCTGGTGCTCGGCGGAGCCGTCCTGCGCTGCGGCAGTTCCTCGCTCGACCGCCTCGCCGGGCTCGGCCGCACCATGCCGGTGGCCTCGTTCGCCTTCGTCATCGGCGGCCTGAGCCTGATCGGCATCCCCGGCACCGCGGGTTTCATCAGCAAGTGGTATCTGGTCACGGCGGCGATGGAGGCCGGGCAGTGGTGGCTGGCCGCGGCGGTGGTGCTCAGCTCACTGCTGGCGGTGCTCTACGTGTGGCGCTTCGTCGAGGTGGCCTACTTCCGCGCGCCGCCGGAGGACCATCCGCCCGTCGGTGAGGCGCCGCTGTCGATGCTGGTGCCGGCCCTGCTGATGATCGGCGCCTGCGTCTGGTTCGGCCTCGACGCCTCGTGGAGTGGCCACATGGCGCAGCTTGCCGCCGAATCCATGCTGGGGGCAGGCCAATGA
- a CDS encoding cation:proton antiporter subunit C, translated as MSIASHYSYFVTVLLLMVGLFVVIARSNLIKKLIGLGLFQTAVYLLYIAPGKLIGGTAPIVDDAFKVYSNPLPHVLILTAIVVGVATLALGLALVVRIKEAYGTIDEEEVLKVDADDESATDR; from the coding sequence GTGAGCATCGCCAGCCACTACAGCTATTTCGTGACCGTGCTGCTGCTGATGGTGGGCCTGTTCGTGGTCATCGCGCGCAGCAACCTGATCAAGAAGCTCATCGGCCTGGGGCTGTTCCAGACCGCGGTCTACCTGCTCTACATCGCGCCCGGCAAGCTCATCGGCGGCACCGCGCCAATCGTTGACGACGCCTTCAAGGTGTACTCGAATCCCCTGCCGCACGTCCTCATCCTGACCGCCATCGTCGTGGGCGTCGCCACCCTGGCGCTCGGGCTCGCGCTGGTCGTGCGGATCAAGGAAGCCTACGGGACCATCGACGAGGAGGAAGTCCTCAAGGTCGATGCCGACGACGAATCCGCCACCGACCGTTGA
- a CDS encoding Na(+)/H(+) antiporter subunit B, whose protein sequence is MRMDIVLRVLAKLLIPFALMFASYVQFHGDFGPGGGFQAGVIVAAAIIFYAVIYGLPSARKVVPDGLIEALIAIGVLIYAGVGVAGIVLGGNYLDYFVLDHNPVHGQHRGIFWVEVGVAITVAAVMLKIFYAFAARRRDAEEDDA, encoded by the coding sequence ATGCGCATGGACATCGTGCTTCGCGTGCTCGCGAAGCTGCTCATCCCCTTCGCGCTCATGTTCGCCTCCTATGTGCAGTTCCATGGCGATTTCGGCCCGGGCGGCGGCTTCCAGGCCGGCGTGATCGTGGCCGCGGCGATCATCTTCTACGCCGTCATCTACGGTCTGCCGAGCGCCCGCAAGGTGGTGCCCGACGGGCTGATCGAGGCCCTCATCGCCATCGGCGTGCTCATCTACGCGGGTGTCGGCGTGGCCGGCATCGTGCTGGGTGGCAACTACCTGGACTACTTCGTGCTCGACCACAATCCGGTGCACGGCCAGCACCGCGGCATCTTCTGGGTGGAAGTCGGGGTCGCGATCACCGTCGCCGCAGTGATGCTCAAGATCTTCTACGCCTTCGCCGCACGCCGTCGCGACGCCGAGGAGGATGACGCGTGA
- a CDS encoding DUF4040 domain-containing protein — protein MGAAAIGIARQRNLFGVVLLSGIYSFLMATLLVVLDAVDVAMTEAAVGAGISTVLLLGAIYLTGGTESKPMHKPWLPLFIVAATGGTLVYGTLGLPAFSDPDAPIQQHVAPRYLVEAPKETGVPNVVTAVLASYRGYDTLGETTVVFTAGIGIITLIRRRKTRQKRGSGEETG, from the coding sequence ATGGGGGCCGCCGCCATCGGCATCGCGCGCCAGCGCAACCTGTTCGGCGTGGTCCTGCTGTCGGGTATCTACAGCTTTCTCATGGCGACCCTGCTGGTGGTGCTCGACGCCGTCGACGTCGCCATGACCGAGGCGGCGGTCGGCGCGGGCATCTCCACGGTGCTGCTGCTCGGGGCCATCTACCTGACGGGGGGCACCGAATCGAAACCGATGCACAAGCCCTGGCTGCCGCTGTTCATCGTGGCGGCGACCGGCGGCACGCTGGTGTACGGCACGCTCGGTCTGCCGGCCTTCTCCGACCCCGATGCGCCGATCCAGCAGCATGTGGCACCGCGCTATCTGGTGGAGGCGCCCAAGGAGACCGGGGTGCCCAACGTGGTGACCGCCGTGCTCGCCAGCTACCGGGGTTACGACACCCTGGGCGAGACCACCGTGGTGTTCACCGCCGGCATCGGCATCATCACCCTGATCCGCCGACGCAAGACGCGACAGAAGCGCGGCAGCGGCGAGGAGACTGGCTGA
- the mnhG gene encoding monovalent cation/H(+) antiporter subunit G, whose protein sequence is MSLIDVLSTVLLSIGGIFCVIGAVGMLRMPDFFTRMHAASIIDTLGAGLIILGLMLQSGFTLATAKLVILGLLIFFTSPTASHSLANAALERGAEPVLADEGESSSSPR, encoded by the coding sequence ATGAGCCTGATCGACGTCCTCAGCACCGTGCTGCTGTCGATCGGCGGCATCTTCTGCGTGATCGGCGCGGTGGGCATGCTGCGCATGCCGGACTTCTTCACCCGCATGCATGCGGCCAGCATCATCGACACCCTGGGCGCCGGGCTGATCATTCTCGGGCTCATGCTCCAGTCGGGCTTCACGCTGGCCACCGCCAAGCTGGTGATTCTCGGTCTGCTCATCTTTTTCACCTCGCCGACGGCGTCCCACTCGCTGGCCAATGCCGCGCTGGAGCGGGGCGCCGAGCCGGTGCTGGCCGACGAAGGAGAGTCATCATCCTCACCACGCTGA